A stretch of Capricornis sumatraensis isolate serow.1 chromosome 10, serow.2, whole genome shotgun sequence DNA encodes these proteins:
- the FANCD2OS gene encoding FANCD2 opposite strand protein, with protein MAGYQLWSPWTPLDESFQWLRHTTPTPSSKHPFRASPCFPHTPSDLEVQLCFQEVTLVLDSPFLEPGVSPKLPCHTSELRTMNNKKGLVRKPQPVRLSGVDSVFGRVITAQPPKWTGTFRVSDKSAFCKIISREHQWPTGLKEPQIQMTVTMCKQMLRSILLLYATYKKCTFALQHSK; from the coding sequence ATGGCAGGATACCAGCTCTGGTCACCATGGACCCCACTGGATGAGAGCTTCCAATGGCTGCGGCATACAACACCTACCCCTTCCTCCAAGCACCCCTTTAGGGCTTCCCCCTGCTTTCCACATACCCCTTCTGACCTTGAAGTGCAGCTGTGCTTTCAAGAGGTCACTCTAGTCCTAGACAGCCCATTCCTGGAGCCTGGGGTGAGTCCCAAGTTGCCCTGTCACACGTCAGAGCTCCGAACCATGAACAACAAGAAAGGGCTGGTCAGGAAGCCTCAGCCTGTCCGCCTCAGTGGAGTGGATTCTGTCTTTGGCAGGGTCATCACGGCTCAGCCACCAAAGTGGACTGGGACCTTCAGAGTTTCAGACAAGTCAGCCTTCTGCAAAATCATTAGCCGGGAGCACCAGTGGCCCACTGGACTTAAGGAACCTCAGATTCAGATGACAGTGACCATGTGCAAACAGATGTTACGTTCCATCCTCTTGCTGTATGCGACATACAAGAAGTGCACCTTTGCCTTGCAACATTCCAAGTAA